ACCCTTGAGAAAGATAGGCTATGCCCTTTGGGAAGCCTCCAAACAAGTAGCAGCAGAAGCCATAATCACTGAGATAATACCGAGGAGATCTAACGGTGAAGAGCCACCGCTGCCTGTAGCAGAACTGATGAAAATCGTAGACGTGATTCTGATACCCACTTCGATGTCACTCAGTCACACTGACGCTAGGCGCGAGGCGAGTGATAAAGGTGTGCGGATTGCGACGCTACCAGGGATCACCGAAGAAACTATGATTAGGACCCTTAGTGCGGACTATTATAAGATCGCTGAGAGAAGCAGAAAGATTGCCCATATTTTACATGACGGCAGTATCGTTAGGATAACATCAAACCGCGGCACTGATGTTGCGTTGTCAATTGATGGTAGGGTCGGACTTGCCGATACTGGACTTAACCACAATCCGGGTGATTTTAGCAATCTACCCGCTGGCGAGGGTTACATATCTCCAGTGGAAGGTAAATCAGTTGGCGTAATTGTTTTTGACGGATCTATGGCGGGAGTTGGAAAACTTCTAGATGAAATAATTAAGGTCGAAGTAATTGATGGATTTGCTTCCCGAATAGATGGAGCGGAAGGCGCTAAAAAACTTTTATCGATAATGAAGCCATTAGGTAAGCTTGCGTTTAACTTAGCCGAGCTCGGAATAGGAACCAACGATAAGGCACGAATAACAGGTAATGTACTCGAGGATGAAAAGGCTATTGGTACTGTACATATGGCTTTTGGTGATAATAAAAGCATGGGAGGCTTTGTACAGGTTGCGAGTCATTTAGACGGCGTCATTATGAATCCATCTGTCTATGTGGACGATGAACTCATATTGAAAGGGGGAAGGTTTGTCAATTTCTAATGTGAAAATTCCAATCCCCAGATGAATGGTTTTGAATTGAATGCTTAAGTTAATATTTTTAGCAAGAAATTTAGCGTCCATAATTGAAGGATTCAGACAACTTCCCACTGGCTAAGATCTCATGCGTTAACTTGAGAACACGTTTATTGGACTATTTAAGCTACACTTTATAATGAGTATACGGGATTTAAATCATTTATACTTTTGCCCAAAGAAATAAGGAGTTCTCTAGTGAGAAGGTTTATTACTATAAATTGCTTTAATAGATCATCTCGATCTTCTAATTAATTTTGGGTTTGCTCCATGGTAAATTTATGATGATGGAAGTGGCTGTTAAGAGGATTGTTTTTCTCAACCCCCCCGGAATTATAGAAGGAATATTAATTTCTATTCTATTTATTATAGTAGCGTATGCTACTCTAAAAAGCATACAAGGCTTAGAGTCTATAAAAAGGAAGTCCATAATTTCTCTTCTGTATTTAGCTTCGTTTTCACTGATTCTATTAATGTTGTTGAATCCTGCTTTGAAGGTCGAAAACTACAGAGAAGAAAAGCCGACGCTGGCAATTCTAATTGACAACTCTTGGAGCATGAACCTCCCTTTTGGTGCTGAAGGTGTTTCGAGAATTCAAAAACTAAGGGATTATCTTAGTAATAACAGGGCATTTATCTCTGATATTGACGAGAAATTCTTCGTCAAATATTACACGTTTAATGATTCACTTCACGCGTCGTCGTTGGATTACATTAATTATACAGACCCAGAAGGACGGGATACGAATATAGTTAAATCCATTAAGGAACTGGTTGCAGACCAAGCTCCGAATAAAGTCGATTCCGTTATCATTTTCTCTGATGGAGCCGAAAATAAGGGATTAGAAGGAATTCCTGAGAGTTTTTCTCAGGACATTGATTTTAAGATAAACACCGTATTTGCTTCGGGTGATGGTCGTTTGACTGACCTCTGGATAGACAATATCAAATCAACAGATGTCGCGTTTATAAGATACCCTTTTCATATAGAAGTTACCGTGAAATCACTCGGTTTTGGAGGCATGTCTCTTCCTGTAACACTGAAGGAGGGAGAACGCGTAATTTCGATAAAAGATGTTTTGATTGATAGTACTTCGGGTCAGGGTGTCGTAAATTTTTCAGTTACCCCAAATTCTCTGGGTAGACAAGTCTACACAGTGAGTATGCCTAGGGTTGAAGGAGATTTTATTCAAGAAAACAATCAACTGTCATTTGTATTTGATGTTATTATTAATAAGATTCGTGTACTTCATATTTCTGGAAGCCCATCGTGGGATGTAAGGTTTTTACGTAAGGCGTTAAAAAGAAACCCGAATATAGATTTGGTTTCTTTCTTTATATTGAGAGAGGCTACAGATTTAGTCTTTGCGTCTCAGGATGATCTAAGTTTAATTCCATTTCCCGCAACTGAGATTTTTGGGAAAGAACTTGATTCATTTGACGTAGTAATATTCCAGAACTTTGACTTCCGACCGTACGGTATCTTTGGTACTCAGCTAGAGAATTTGAAGAATTATGTTGTTCGGGACGGCGGCGGATTTCTTGTTATAGGGGGTGACAGGTCATTTAACAGCATAGATTATGAAAGCTCTGCGATTGCCGATATTCTGCCAGTGAAGTTAGGTTACTCATCCGTTGGGGAGAACAGTTCATCTGATGATAGAGAGTTTCTAACTGCTTTAACGGAAATAGGCATCAGACATCCGATTTTAAGAATAATCCCAAATGAATATGATAATGAAAAAAATTGGATGAAATTACCGGGACTGGAGGGCTTGAATAGTGTAAGGGAACTGAAATCCAGGGCCACACCTCTTCTAACAACGCAGGGAGGAGATCCTCTTTTGGTCATAGAGCAGTTAAATGCGGGCAAGGTTGCAACATTCCTTTCTGATTCTTCATGGAAATGGGGTTTCATGGGCGCAAGCGAAGGAAATATCTCCGCCTACTATGAAAGGTTCTGGAATAGGTTGCTTCTATGGCTTGTAGATGATCCAGAACTTAGAGAAATTAGATTAAAGACCGATAATTCGTCTTACATAGTTGGGGCAACACCACAGATAGATGTTTTGAAAACTAATGATCGACAAGAAGATGACACGATCAAGGCCACAATGATAACTCCAGATGGTCGAGAAGTCGGACTGGATGTCAAAAGTATGTCGAGTGACACATTAAATTTCCGACCTCATATTGAAGAAAATGGAATTTATAAAATTAAGGCTAGAATCGAGGGTAAAGATGACTCTGTTGAGAAGGACTACGTCGCCGAGACAGTTTTCATTGTTGAACCACCTGAAAATGAAATCAAAGGACCCACAACGAACGAAAATCTACTCAAATTACTTGCCGATAAAACGGGTGGGAAATTTGTAACATTAAGAGATGATCCAGAGAGGCTAGGGATCGAATCTACTCCGATTAAGAGGATAACCGGTTATAAGACCGAGGAGTTATGGGATAAGTACTGGATATTTATCCTGTTGGTCCTCCTATTGTCTTCTGAGTGGCTATTACGAAGAAAATGGGGTCTGAAATAACGGGTAAATTGAAACTTAGAACGGAGATTATTTTGCGAGGAGATGACCAGAAATGCTTTTCACAGTAGATATTGGAAATACTAATATAATGTTTGGAATATTTAAGGAACGCGACCTGATTAATCACTGGAGAATAGGAACTGATAAGAATAAGACATTTGATGAATATGGGGTTCTTTTTAGAAATCTACTTGACATTAGGGGTGTTGACGTAAATTCGATTCGCGGAGCAGTTATTTCCTGTGTAGTACCAACCCTACTTGATGTTATAGTAAGAGCATTGAAGTCATATTTTGACGTGAACCCGCTAGTTGTGGAGCCTGGAATAAAAACAGGCATGCCTATTCTTTATCATAATCCGAAGGATGTGGGTGCTGATAGAATAGTGAATGCGGTAGCTGCCTTTGATGAGTATAAGAGTAGCGTTATAGTGGTTGATTTCGGGACTGCTACGACATTTGATTGTGTGTCCGAAAAGGGCGAATATATAGGTGGCACTATTGCAACGGGGATACTCATCTCTGCAGAGGCCCTTTTTGGATCGGCTTCAAGACTCCCAAGGGTAGAGATTGTTAGACCAAAAACGGTGATAGGGAAAAATACGGTTCACTGCATGCAATCTGGACTGGTTTTTGGATATGCTGGTCTAGTCGACGGAATTGTCAGTAGGATCAAGGATGAGATGGGTACTAGCCCAAAGGTAATCGCTACAGGGGGGCTTGCCAGTGTCATTGCTTCTGAGAGTAAATCGTTGCAGTATATAGATGAATTTCTCTCCTTGAAAGGACTCAGATTGGTATATGAATGGAACACATAGATTCCTGATTCAAAAACATCATACTGAACACCCCCATTTCGATCTTAAGCTGGAATTTGGAGAATTGATGAAATCATGGATTCTCCCGACTAGAATTCCGGGCGAGGGTAGCGTCAAGACCGTAGCAATTGAAATGAAGGAACGGGT
The window above is part of the Thermodesulfobacteriota bacterium genome. Proteins encoded here:
- a CDS encoding aminopeptidase; its protein translation is PLRKIGYALWEASKQVAAEAIITEIIPRRSNGEEPPLPVAELMKIVDVILIPTSMSLSHTDARREASDKGVRIATLPGITEETMIRTLSADYYKIAERSRKIAHILHDGSIVRITSNRGTDVALSIDGRVGLADTGLNHNPGDFSNLPAGEGYISPVEGKSVGVIVFDGSMAGVGKLLDEIIKVEVIDGFASRIDGAEGAKKLLSIMKPLGKLAFNLAELGIGTNDKARITGNVLEDEKAIGTVHMAFGDNKSMGGFVQVASHLDGVIMNPSVYVDDELILKGGRFVNF
- a CDS encoding glutamine amidotransferase, with protein sequence MAVKRIVFLNPPGIIEGILISILFIIVAYATLKSIQGLESIKRKSIISLLYLASFSLILLMLLNPALKVENYREEKPTLAILIDNSWSMNLPFGAEGVSRIQKLRDYLSNNRAFISDIDEKFFVKYYTFNDSLHASSLDYINYTDPEGRDTNIVKSIKELVADQAPNKVDSVIIFSDGAENKGLEGIPESFSQDIDFKINTVFASGDGRLTDLWIDNIKSTDVAFIRYPFHIEVTVKSLGFGGMSLPVTLKEGERVISIKDVLIDSTSGQGVVNFSVTPNSLGRQVYTVSMPRVEGDFIQENNQLSFVFDVIINKIRVLHISGSPSWDVRFLRKALKRNPNIDLVSFFILREATDLVFASQDDLSLIPFPATEIFGKELDSFDVVIFQNFDFRPYGIFGTQLENLKNYVVRDGGGFLVIGGDRSFNSIDYESSAIADILPVKLGYSSVGENSSSDDREFLTALTEIGIRHPILRIIPNEYDNEKNWMKLPGLEGLNSVRELKSRATPLLTTQGGDPLLVIEQLNAGKVATFLSDSSWKWGFMGASEGNISAYYERFWNRLLLWLVDDPELREIRLKTDNSSYIVGATPQIDVLKTNDRQEDDTIKATMITPDGREVGLDVKSMSSDTLNFRPHIEENGIYKIKARIEGKDDSVEKDYVAETVFIVEPPENEIKGPTTNENLLKLLADKTGGKFVTLRDDPERLGIESTPIKRITGYKTEELWDKYWIFILLVLLLSSEWLLRRKWGLK
- a CDS encoding type III pantothenate kinase, whose translation is MLFTVDIGNTNIMFGIFKERDLINHWRIGTDKNKTFDEYGVLFRNLLDIRGVDVNSIRGAVISCVVPTLLDVIVRALKSYFDVNPLVVEPGIKTGMPILYHNPKDVGADRIVNAVAAFDEYKSSVIVVDFGTATTFDCVSEKGEYIGGTIATGILISAEALFGSASRLPRVEIVRPKTVIGKNTVHCMQSGLVFGYAGLVDGIVSRIKDEMGTSPKVIATGGLASVIASESKSLQYIDEFLSLKGLRLVYEWNT